In one Neobacillus sp. WH10 genomic region, the following are encoded:
- a CDS encoding acetyl-CoA carboxylase biotin carboxyl carrier protein subunit — translation MVEILSNMAGSVWKIEVKENDEVKEGDVLIILESMKMEIPIEATHSGVVASINTKEGEFVQEGDCLVKISND, via the coding sequence ATGGTAGAAATTTTATCTAATATGGCAGGAAGCGTGTGGAAAATTGAGGTGAAAGAAAATGATGAGGTGAAGGAAGGCGATGTATTAATCATTCTGGAGTCAATGAAAATGGAAATCCCGATTGAAGCGACACACAGCGGGGTGGTAGCTTCGATTAACACCAAAGAAGGTGAGTTTGTCCAAGAAGGTGATTGTCTTGTAAAGATTAGTAACGATTAA
- a CDS encoding enoyl-CoA hydratase-related protein, which produces MIYETILYEEFASVAKVTLNLPEMRNPLTEKSTKELIHAIREADKDPNIRAIIITGAGKAFSAGGNINEFKKILEKTAPELYVEGRESTELFKLGTEVTTPLIASVNGPALGGGTGLVAMCHLAVASTSAKLGLTELKLGLVPFVIMPWVRRAVGERKMMEMMLTAEILSAEQAKEINLVHRVVNPDELETETMKLAKKIASFSPLAVKLSFDAFFNTEQMDMQKSFDYLTTLRLVSFMSEDVKEGATAFLEKREPIWGGK; this is translated from the coding sequence ATGATCTATGAAACAATCCTTTATGAAGAGTTTGCAAGCGTTGCTAAAGTGACGTTGAATTTACCTGAAATGAGAAATCCTCTAACTGAAAAATCGACCAAAGAACTAATTCATGCCATTAGGGAAGCAGACAAGGACCCAAATATTAGAGCCATCATCATTACGGGTGCCGGAAAAGCCTTCTCTGCTGGAGGAAATATAAATGAGTTCAAAAAAATTTTAGAGAAAACAGCCCCAGAGCTTTATGTTGAAGGGCGGGAGAGTACTGAATTGTTTAAGCTGGGGACTGAGGTCACAACCCCATTAATTGCAAGTGTAAATGGTCCGGCATTAGGAGGAGGAACGGGGCTTGTCGCGATGTGCCATCTTGCCGTGGCCTCCACCTCGGCAAAGTTAGGGTTGACGGAACTTAAGCTCGGGCTGGTTCCATTTGTCATCATGCCTTGGGTACGGCGTGCCGTAGGTGAGCGAAAAATGATGGAGATGATGCTCACTGCTGAAATCTTATCAGCAGAACAGGCAAAAGAAATTAACTTGGTTCATCGGGTTGTCAATCCGGATGAGCTTGAGACCGAAACAATGAAACTTGCAAAGAAAATCGCCAGTTTCAGTCCACTGGCAGTCAAGTTAAGTTTTGATGCATTTTTCAATACAGAACAGATGGATATGCAGAAGTCTTTTGATTATTTAACGACATTAAGACTGGTGTCCTTTATGAGTGAAGATGTAAAAGAAGGGGCAACTGCTTTTCTTGAAAAGCGGGAGCCAATATGGGGCGGAAAATAA
- a CDS encoding sigma-54-dependent Fis family transcriptional regulator, protein MNVSSFTTVNFVNLTLDSTIREAISAFLTHRVDIGCVTTDRNLLGIIHKNAIYRALLNNYPLDSPIRPLIKKNVVTIQKDQSLLEAREIMIEGNVSQAVVLDEHQKVYGIMSKLDLVNSNMTVLADTLNRMKSLVENLQDAVISVNSNLKITTFNQVALDLLRLNGKSLMNSPIDRFLPHFRRWLIETLKTGEIQNAKRISFEDLSVIASFIPIREMNKVTGAMVVLRDVTSYEIIANELETTNRLKKILDSALELAYDGVAVTDQHGHITMVNQGFKELFANDYHKEILGASISKIAPQIPSHLSLMFDKKIDGELIQINDQKCIVAQMPIYQDGQRLGAIFKIIFRQLDAWRDILLHMEKLESEISYYRGELFRISKDTNPFAHVISQNPQMKKFKQDAVIAAKSLSNVLITGESGTGKELFAEGIHTISGRKGTFIKVNCGAIPEELLESEFFGYADGAFTGAKKGGKPGKFELADNGTLFLDEIGDMPLSLQVKLLRVLQEQEFERIGATKTTKVNVRIISATNKDLSELVKLGKFREDLYYRIHVIHLHIPPLKDRPDDIPLLCSHFINKINRKTSKNIISVSQEVIKSFQQYHWPGNIRQLENVLERAFHFCQSNLIQLEHLPKELNLLDGPASPPLSKMTDSDFTINRKQSISQTEREIILQALKKYHGNRTKAAEILGISRTTLYQKMKKYQIKEEFEFKITST, encoded by the coding sequence TTGAATGTTAGCAGCTTTACAACCGTTAATTTTGTCAATTTAACCCTTGATAGTACGATTCGTGAAGCCATATCAGCATTTCTTACACATCGGGTGGACATCGGCTGTGTAACCACTGATAGAAATTTACTCGGCATCATTCATAAAAATGCCATTTACCGAGCATTGCTGAATAATTACCCACTCGATTCTCCTATTCGACCACTTATCAAAAAAAATGTTGTCACCATTCAAAAGGATCAGTCATTATTAGAAGCAAGAGAGATAATGATTGAAGGAAATGTCAGCCAAGCTGTAGTTCTTGACGAACATCAGAAAGTATATGGCATCATGTCGAAATTAGATTTGGTAAACTCTAACATGACTGTATTAGCTGATACCCTAAACCGAATGAAGTCATTAGTTGAAAACCTTCAGGATGCTGTTATTTCAGTTAATTCAAATTTGAAAATTACGACGTTTAATCAAGTTGCCCTCGACCTGCTTCGACTAAATGGCAAGTCATTAATGAATTCACCTATTGATCGGTTTCTTCCCCATTTTAGAAGATGGTTAATTGAAACGTTGAAAACCGGGGAAATTCAGAATGCAAAAAGAATCAGTTTTGAAGACCTATCCGTCATTGCATCTTTTATCCCTATCAGAGAAATGAACAAGGTTACCGGGGCAATGGTTGTATTACGGGATGTCACTTCCTATGAAATCATTGCGAATGAATTAGAAACCACCAACCGGTTAAAGAAAATTTTGGACAGTGCCCTTGAACTGGCTTATGACGGGGTGGCTGTAACCGATCAACACGGCCATATTACCATGGTCAATCAAGGGTTCAAGGAACTCTTCGCTAACGATTATCATAAGGAAATCCTTGGAGCGTCTATTTCAAAAATTGCACCACAGATTCCATCGCACCTCAGTCTGATGTTTGATAAAAAAATTGATGGTGAACTCATTCAAATCAATGATCAAAAATGCATTGTTGCACAAATGCCCATTTATCAAGATGGACAAAGACTGGGAGCCATCTTTAAAATCATTTTCCGGCAGCTGGATGCTTGGAGAGATATCCTGTTACACATGGAAAAATTAGAAAGCGAAATTTCTTATTACCGTGGTGAATTATTCCGTATCTCTAAAGATACGAACCCATTTGCCCATGTCATCTCTCAAAATCCTCAAATGAAGAAATTTAAACAAGATGCTGTCATCGCCGCAAAATCTTTATCCAATGTCTTGATAACTGGTGAAAGTGGCACTGGTAAAGAATTGTTTGCAGAAGGCATTCATACGATATCTGGCCGAAAAGGAACCTTTATTAAGGTTAATTGCGGGGCTATCCCTGAAGAATTATTGGAATCGGAATTCTTTGGTTATGCGGATGGCGCTTTTACCGGGGCGAAAAAAGGGGGCAAACCTGGAAAATTTGAATTAGCCGATAATGGAACGCTTTTTCTAGATGAAATTGGGGATATGCCTCTATCCTTACAAGTAAAGCTATTGAGAGTCCTACAAGAACAAGAATTTGAAAGAATTGGTGCAACCAAAACAACTAAGGTAAACGTCCGAATTATTTCAGCAACAAACAAAGACTTATCTGAGCTTGTTAAACTAGGAAAATTCAGAGAGGATCTCTATTACCGTATCCATGTTATCCATTTACATATCCCGCCTTTAAAAGACAGACCGGATGATATTCCCTTATTGTGCAGTCATTTTATCAATAAGATTAATCGTAAAACAAGCAAAAACATCATTAGTGTTTCCCAAGAAGTGATAAAGAGCTTTCAGCAATACCATTGGCCCGGCAATATAAGGCAATTGGAAAATGTTTTGGAACGAGCATTCCACTTTTGTCAATCCAATTTGATACAGTTGGAGCATCTGCCTAAAGAGTTGAATTTACTTGATGGACCAGCTTCCCCTCCATTATCAAAAATGACAGATTCCGATTTTACCATTAATAGGAAGCAATCCATTAGCCAGACTGAGAGAGAAATTATCCTCCAGGCCTTAAAGAAATACCACGGAAACCGCACAAAAGCCGCAGAAATATTGGGAATTAGCAGGACAACGCTTTACCAGAAAATGAAAAAATATCAAATTAAAGAAGAATTTGAGTTTAAAATAACCTCAACATAG